One Dysosmobacter welbionis DNA segment encodes these proteins:
- a CDS encoding alpha/beta-type small acid-soluble spore protein yields the protein MSSKNSNKINVPEARAAMDKFKMEAAAEVGVNLKEGYNGDLSSREAGSVGGQMVKKMIESYEKNL from the coding sequence ATGTCTAGCAAGAATAGCAATAAGATCAACGTTCCCGAGGCCCGTGCGGCTATGGATAAGTTCAAGATGGAGGCTGCCGCCGAGGTGGGCGTCAACCTGAAGGAAGGCTACAACGGTGACCTGTCCTCTCGTGAGGCCGGCTCCGTCGGCGGCCAGATGGTCAAGAAGATGATCGAGTCCTACGAGAAGAACCTGTAA
- a CDS encoding DUF4179 domain-containing protein produces the protein MQNIYRETFEQIHASEQLRKEVANVPKQEKAAFRHHISKAGLIAAALALALAGTVLAVASPTLWWWFEQKWEEETGSSMTESQSLVIDGLTRKVGESVTSGDVTVTVDSITVGSSQIWALLDVTGWDFDRDAQYSFDRMRAEIVPDPSGGQHGGAGYGLDSIGITREGAARMLLEFSATISTGNQLNRGDYALEIDLNDLIRRRTGGAEDEALCEGEWSFSIPLAAESLSPTITIDRVQVLSNHMVWDQATGKDGGALEGTGGKSHPAVATLTNLQITATGASFYCDGLMDRLHATVILADGTEVENRGGGGSRMEDGGWYVSFDWPVPLDVTDIVAIRFGDAEIPLN, from the coding sequence ATGCAGAACATCTATCGGGAGACATTTGAGCAGATCCATGCCTCCGAGCAGCTGCGAAAGGAGGTAGCCAATGTGCCGAAACAGGAGAAGGCAGCGTTTAGACACCATATTTCCAAGGCAGGGCTGATTGCCGCAGCGTTGGCGCTGGCGCTGGCGGGCACGGTCCTGGCAGTGGCCAGTCCCACCCTCTGGTGGTGGTTTGAGCAGAAGTGGGAGGAGGAGACCGGCAGCTCGATGACGGAATCCCAATCCCTGGTGATCGACGGCCTGACCCGAAAAGTGGGGGAGAGCGTTACCAGCGGGGACGTGACCGTCACTGTGGACAGTATCACCGTGGGCAGCAGTCAGATCTGGGCATTGCTGGACGTGACGGGCTGGGACTTTGACCGAGATGCCCAGTATTCCTTTGACAGGATGCGTGCGGAGATCGTCCCTGACCCCAGTGGGGGCCAGCATGGTGGGGCTGGGTACGGCCTGGACAGTATCGGGATCACCCGGGAGGGCGCAGCCCGGATGCTGCTGGAGTTCTCCGCCACCATCTCCACTGGTAACCAGCTGAACAGAGGAGATTACGCGCTGGAGATCGATCTGAACGACCTGATCCGCCGCCGTACCGGCGGGGCAGAGGATGAGGCCTTGTGTGAAGGAGAGTGGTCTTTCTCGATTCCTTTGGCGGCAGAGAGCCTGTCTCCTACCATCACCATCGACAGAGTTCAAGTGCTGTCGAATCACATGGTCTGGGATCAGGCTACCGGCAAAGATGGCGGCGCCTTAGAGGGTACAGGGGGAAAATCTCACCCGGCTGTTGCAACGCTAACGAACCTCCAAATTACCGCAACAGGTGCCTCCTTCTACTGCGACGGACTGATGGACCGGCTCCACGCAACCGTGATCCTGGCCGACGGGACCGAAGTAGAGAACCGTGGCGGCGGTGGAAGCAGAATGGAGGACGGCGGATGGTATGTCAGCTTTGACTGGCCGGTGCCGCTGGATGTGACGGATATCGTTGCTATCCGCTTTGGCGATGCAGAAATTCCGTTGAATTAA
- a CDS encoding transglycosylase domain-containing protein yields the protein MERRRREGSHEMIPRREPRQQKSTKRTGHKVVFILGTVLLVGICTVAMLAGLFMMYVRTTLAPTLEVNADDYTMNLSSIIYYQDRDTGDWVEYQTVYGTENRIWVDYEQIPDALWQAAVAIEDHRFFEHNGVDWTRTASATLNFFTGSRATFGGSTLTQQVLKNMTGDDGNTINRKVREIFRALEFEKNYTKQEILEMYLNTIYLGQGCYGVQTASEFYFGKDVSELDPAECACLIAITNNPSLYGPMSTITITREDGSTVTPRELNKERQEMILTRMAGGNDDVGVTGLTYLTEEEAEAAKAEELHFTDGTTSAQDIVTEATGGANVNSWFVDQVLRDVSADLADLYGITEKEALNRIYNSGYNIYTTLDPKIQEIAESVYEDRGSLNNLTSASGQLIHSGITIIEPSTGNIVAMVGDMGPKSGNLLWNYATDIQQPGSSIKPLTAYAPALDAGAVSPATTFDNYPVRLLNGNPWPKNSPNTYTGWTSVRNGVKASINTIAVQTLEKVGVTAAYQFATENLGLSLAPEDMNVSPLGLGGLTYGLSTVEMAAAYAAFANSGVYNEPKTYVKVLANDNSTVVLEKETEQRVAMKETTAYLMTDMLRRAVNESGGTGGGARFSGMHIAGKTGTTNDNYDRYFTGYTPYYCAAVWVGYKNNERISYSVNPAASLWRQVMEKVHADLPDKSFNRPSSGLTTVSVCADSGMLATDACRADSRGDRTVSYEVAVGTEPTTECTLHKMVDICTEGNCLAGEFCPAESIVQKGYLDYVREDYGESITASDDAYLISTLEKAVAPTETSPGGCPVHTSAAVTDPDDPNGGLDPSDPNWQPPDPNDPDVPIDPDTPTEDPSGGGDQPTEPDPNDPSGGFGDAGGDWWSGFWGDNTGT from the coding sequence TTGGAACGCAGAAGACGGGAGGGATCCCATGAGATGATCCCCCGCCGGGAACCCAGACAGCAGAAAAGCACCAAACGAACGGGACACAAGGTCGTCTTCATCCTGGGGACGGTCCTGCTGGTGGGCATCTGCACAGTGGCGATGCTTGCCGGGCTTTTTATGATGTACGTCCGGACCACACTGGCCCCTACGCTGGAGGTCAACGCCGACGACTACACCATGAATCTCAGCTCCATCATCTATTACCAGGACAGGGACACCGGAGATTGGGTGGAATACCAGACCGTCTACGGCACGGAAAACCGCATCTGGGTGGACTATGAACAGATCCCGGACGCGCTGTGGCAGGCGGCCGTAGCCATTGAGGACCACCGATTCTTTGAGCACAACGGCGTGGACTGGACCCGAACCGCCTCCGCCACGCTGAACTTCTTCACCGGCAGCCGGGCCACCTTCGGCGGCTCCACCCTGACGCAGCAGGTGCTGAAGAACATGACCGGCGACGACGGCAACACCATCAACCGCAAGGTGCGGGAGATTTTCCGGGCCCTGGAGTTCGAGAAGAACTACACCAAGCAGGAGATCCTGGAGATGTACCTGAACACCATCTATCTGGGACAGGGCTGCTACGGCGTCCAGACCGCGTCGGAGTTCTACTTCGGCAAGGATGTGTCGGAGCTGGATCCGGCGGAATGCGCCTGCCTCATCGCCATCACCAACAACCCCTCCCTGTATGGTCCCATGTCCACCATCACCATCACCCGGGAGGACGGCAGCACCGTCACGCCCCGGGAGCTGAACAAGGAGCGCCAGGAGATGATCCTGACCCGGATGGCCGGCGGCAATGACGATGTGGGCGTCACCGGGCTCACCTATCTGACAGAGGAGGAGGCCGAGGCCGCCAAGGCGGAGGAGCTGCATTTCACGGACGGCACCACTTCCGCTCAGGACATTGTCACGGAGGCTACCGGCGGCGCCAATGTCAACTCCTGGTTCGTGGACCAGGTGCTGCGGGATGTCTCCGCGGATCTGGCGGACCTGTACGGCATCACCGAAAAAGAGGCCCTGAACCGGATCTACAACAGCGGCTACAACATCTACACCACGCTGGACCCGAAGATTCAGGAGATTGCGGAGTCTGTCTACGAGGACCGGGGGAGTCTGAACAACCTCACCTCCGCCAGCGGACAGCTGATCCACTCCGGCATTACCATTATCGAGCCCTCCACCGGCAACATCGTGGCCATGGTGGGCGATATGGGACCCAAGTCCGGAAACCTGCTGTGGAACTATGCAACGGATATCCAGCAGCCGGGTTCCTCCATCAAGCCGCTGACGGCTTATGCCCCGGCGCTGGATGCGGGGGCAGTCTCCCCGGCAACCACCTTTGACAACTACCCGGTCCGCCTGCTGAATGGGAATCCATGGCCCAAGAACTCGCCCAACACCTACACGGGCTGGACATCCGTGCGCAACGGTGTCAAGGCATCCATCAACACCATCGCGGTGCAGACACTGGAAAAGGTTGGGGTCACGGCGGCCTACCAATTCGCCACCGAAAATCTGGGGCTGAGTCTGGCACCGGAGGATATGAACGTCAGCCCGCTGGGGCTGGGCGGCCTGACTTACGGCCTCAGCACGGTGGAGATGGCGGCGGCCTACGCTGCTTTCGCCAACAGCGGTGTGTACAATGAGCCCAAGACCTACGTAAAGGTTCTGGCCAACGACAACTCCACCGTGGTGCTGGAAAAGGAGACGGAGCAGCGGGTGGCCATGAAGGAGACCACCGCCTATCTGATGACGGACATGCTGCGCCGGGCGGTGAATGAGTCCGGCGGCACCGGCGGCGGCGCTCGATTCAGCGGGATGCACATTGCAGGAAAAACCGGCACCACCAACGACAACTATGACCGTTATTTCACAGGCTACACGCCGTATTACTGCGCGGCGGTCTGGGTGGGCTACAAGAACAACGAGCGGATCAGCTACTCCGTGAACCCGGCGGCCTCCCTGTGGCGGCAGGTGATGGAGAAGGTCCATGCGGATCTGCCGGACAAGTCCTTCAACCGTCCCAGTAGCGGCCTGACAACGGTCAGTGTCTGCGCGGACAGCGGCATGCTGGCGACGGATGCCTGCCGCGCCGATTCCAGAGGGGACCGGACGGTATCCTATGAGGTGGCTGTGGGCACGGAGCCCACGACGGAGTGCACGCTCCACAAGATGGTGGACATCTGCACCGAGGGTAACTGCTTGGCCGGTGAGTTCTGCCCGGCGGAGTCCATCGTGCAGAAGGGCTATCTGGACTATGTGCGGGAGGATTACGGCGAGAGCATCACTGCCTCCGACGACGCCTATCTCATCAGCACCCTGGAAAAGGCGGTGGCCCCCACGGAGACCAGCCCCGGCGGATGTCCCGTCCACACGTCGGCTGCAGTTACGGACCCCGATGACCCGAATGGGGGGCTGGATCCCAGCGATCCCAACTGGCAGCCGCCTGATCCCAACGACCCTGATGTGCCCATAGATCCGGATACGCCGACAGAGGACCCCTCCGGCGGCGGAGACCAGCCTACGGAGCCGGATCCCAACGATCCCAGCGGCGGCTTTGGAGACGCCGGCGGCGATTGGTGGAGCGGTTTCTGGGGAGACAACACAGGAACATGA
- a CDS encoding tRNA threonylcarbamoyladenosine dehydratase, with the protein MEHPFLRNEMLWGPEAQARLARAHVLLLGLGGVGSYAAECLARSGVGELTLVDSDTIALTNLNRQLEALHSTLGQPKAEAVAARLRDINPDAELHPVHGLYDAAHRDCFFPEGCRYDYIVDAIDLVSCKLDLAETALKLNIPLIAALGTGNKLDPTLLQVTDISKTYGCPLARVMRKELRTRGIHHLKVVFSPEKPVSPAQPEAPPPAAAVCPPAIPGFPPQPVCC; encoded by the coding sequence ATGGAACATCCCTTTCTCCGCAACGAGATGCTGTGGGGCCCGGAGGCCCAGGCCCGGCTTGCTCGGGCCCACGTGCTGCTGCTGGGGCTGGGCGGCGTGGGCAGCTACGCCGCCGAATGCTTGGCCCGGTCCGGAGTCGGCGAGCTGACCCTGGTGGACAGCGACACCATTGCCCTCACCAACCTGAACCGCCAGCTGGAGGCCCTCCACTCCACCCTGGGTCAGCCCAAGGCGGAGGCGGTGGCCGCCCGTCTGCGGGACATCAATCCGGATGCAGAGCTCCATCCTGTCCACGGTCTCTATGACGCCGCTCATCGGGACTGCTTCTTCCCGGAGGGCTGCCGGTACGATTACATCGTGGACGCCATCGATCTGGTGTCCTGCAAGCTGGATCTGGCAGAGACTGCCCTGAAGCTGAACATCCCCCTGATCGCGGCCCTGGGCACAGGCAACAAGCTGGATCCCACCCTCCTCCAGGTAACGGACATCTCCAAGACCTATGGCTGCCCCCTGGCCCGGGTGATGCGCAAGGAACTCCGGACCAGAGGCATTCACCATCTGAAGGTGGTGTTCAGCCCGGAGAAGCCCGTCTCTCCCGCCCAGCCGGAGGCGCCGCCCCCGGCCGCCGCAGTGTGCCCGCCAGCAATCCCTGGGTTCCCGCCACAGCCGGTCTGCTGCTAG
- a CDS encoding DUF3795 domain-containing protein yields the protein MEGICGRMCDACTWKEQLDCPGCQDGPGRRFSGGCPIADCCREKGHTACVTCTFSTGCALRRRDMPQNRLWAVEAERERRARLDRNAPVLAKWLWLLFWLVTPSVFSNILTMDTVAGAFPTAGVVGNVLAFLISLAYGVLLWQLREAAGRYRTAALCYLAGGIISGVLLLPAIPEGNWLWWLLSLPVMVLELCAAYQEFYAHAEVLEELDPELAGKWRLLWKWWIGLLLGLFGCIFLALISAILGLLAILADAIGLLVVGIVKLVYLYRTAKRFREYQPAALQKEVL from the coding sequence ATGGAGGGCATCTGCGGGCGAATGTGCGACGCATGTACCTGGAAAGAGCAGCTGGACTGTCCCGGCTGTCAGGATGGGCCGGGGCGCCGGTTTTCCGGCGGCTGTCCCATTGCGGACTGCTGCCGGGAGAAGGGGCATACGGCATGTGTGACCTGCACCTTTTCTACCGGCTGTGCCCTGCGGCGAAGAGATATGCCCCAGAACCGGCTGTGGGCCGTGGAGGCAGAGCGGGAGCGCCGGGCGCGGCTGGACCGGAATGCCCCTGTGCTGGCCAAGTGGCTGTGGCTGCTGTTCTGGCTGGTGACTCCCAGTGTTTTCAGCAACATTCTGACCATGGATACTGTGGCGGGAGCGTTTCCAACTGCCGGAGTCGTTGGAAATGTGCTGGCATTTCTGATTTCCCTGGCCTATGGTGTCCTTTTGTGGCAGCTGCGGGAGGCGGCAGGCCGGTACCGCACGGCGGCCCTGTGCTATTTGGCTGGCGGCATCATCAGCGGTGTGCTGCTGCTTCCGGCAATTCCGGAGGGGAACTGGCTGTGGTGGCTGCTCTCCCTGCCGGTCATGGTGCTGGAGCTCTGTGCCGCATATCAGGAGTTTTATGCCCATGCAGAGGTTTTGGAGGAGCTTGACCCGGAGCTGGCGGGGAAGTGGCGGCTGCTTTGGAAATGGTGGATCGGCCTGCTGCTGGGGTTGTTTGGATGCATCTTCCTGGCATTGATTTCGGCAATTCTGGGTCTTCTGGCGATACTGGCGGACGCCATCGGCCTGTTGGTGGTGGGGATCGTGAAGCTGGTCTATCTCTACCGGACAGCAAAGCGGTTCCGGGAATATCAGCCGGCGGCACTGCAGAAGGAGGTTCTATGA
- a CDS encoding peptidylprolyl isomerase produces the protein MSASREKKTRQDLSGSGWNDPKTAREAKQRQKEHSTNLLYGTIGVVFLVIAIAAVIWKSNIIPKTATAATVNGEKYTAAEVNFYFENYYQNFVNGNYSILSMIGLDTGTSLKDQTISSSAVMFVTDATEGETWYDYFADKALEQLAGVQAMNAAAEAEGFTWNDEMQADLDDTMESLASAASTYGYTEKQYLGLIYGSTMTRSIYEEQTRRSLLATAYLQSYQDSLTYSTDELEAAYQEDRTAYDLVDCAYVRVNGAAADTDEEGNSIEVTDEMKAEAMAAAKTTADAIYAAYKAGTSLEDAAAEYESTATYASSDSFSYSSSVLGEWLYDDARQAGDSAVLEDSDSSNYYVVVFNGRSRNEYNTVNVRHILIQPEASELSEDDEGYEDDVAAKDAEAAQKAQDILDEWKAGDATEDSFAALANEYSQDPGSNTTGGLYEQVYQGQMVTEFNDWCFDPARQTGDTGIIHNESTGYHVMYFVGYDQPYWEIQVSADLVNDAVDTFYEEKTEGYTAEQSSFGMSFVG, from the coding sequence ATGAGCGCATCAAGAGAAAAAAAGACCCGCCAGGACCTGTCCGGCTCCGGCTGGAACGATCCCAAGACCGCCCGGGAGGCCAAGCAACGCCAGAAGGAGCACAGCACCAACCTTCTGTATGGCACCATCGGAGTGGTATTCCTGGTAATCGCCATTGCCGCCGTCATCTGGAAGTCCAACATCATTCCCAAGACGGCTACGGCGGCCACCGTCAACGGTGAGAAGTACACCGCCGCTGAGGTCAACTTCTATTTTGAGAACTACTATCAGAACTTTGTCAACGGCAATTACAGCATTCTGAGCATGATCGGGCTGGACACCGGCACGTCCTTGAAGGACCAGACCATCTCCTCCAGCGCCGTCATGTTCGTCACCGACGCCACCGAGGGCGAGACTTGGTACGACTACTTCGCGGACAAGGCCCTGGAGCAGTTGGCCGGCGTCCAGGCCATGAATGCCGCTGCAGAGGCCGAGGGCTTCACCTGGAACGACGAGATGCAGGCCGACCTGGACGACACCATGGAGTCCCTTGCCTCCGCTGCCAGCACGTACGGCTATACGGAAAAGCAGTATCTGGGTCTCATCTACGGCAGCACCATGACCCGCAGCATCTATGAGGAGCAGACCCGGCGCAGCCTGCTGGCCACCGCCTATCTCCAGTCCTATCAGGACAGTCTGACCTACTCCACCGACGAGCTGGAGGCCGCCTATCAGGAGGACCGGACCGCCTACGATCTGGTGGACTGTGCGTATGTCCGCGTCAACGGCGCCGCAGCTGATACAGATGAAGAGGGCAACTCCATCGAGGTCACCGACGAGATGAAGGCGGAGGCCATGGCCGCTGCCAAGACCACCGCAGATGCCATCTACGCCGCCTACAAGGCGGGCACCTCTCTGGAGGATGCAGCCGCAGAGTATGAGTCCACCGCCACCTATGCCTCTTCTGACAGCTTCTCGTACAGCTCCTCTGTTCTGGGTGAATGGCTGTATGACGATGCCCGGCAGGCCGGCGACTCCGCCGTGCTGGAGGACAGCGACAGCAGCAACTACTATGTGGTGGTCTTTAACGGCCGCTCCCGCAACGAATACAACACGGTGAACGTGCGCCACATCCTGATCCAGCCGGAGGCCTCCGAGCTCTCCGAGGATGACGAGGGCTATGAGGACGATGTGGCCGCCAAGGACGCCGAGGCCGCGCAGAAGGCCCAGGACATCCTGGACGAGTGGAAGGCCGGCGACGCCACCGAGGACTCCTTTGCCGCGCTGGCCAATGAGTACTCCCAGGATCCCGGGTCCAACACCACCGGCGGCCTGTATGAGCAGGTCTATCAGGGCCAGATGGTGACGGAGTTCAACGACTGGTGCTTCGATCCCGCCCGCCAGACCGGCGACACCGGCATCATTCACAACGAGAGCACCGGCTACCACGTCATGTACTTCGTGGGCTATGACCAGCCCTACTGGGAGATCCAGGTGTCCGCAGATCTGGTCAATGACGCCGTGGATACGTTCTACGAGGAGAAGACCGAGGGCTATACTGCGGAGCAGTCCTCCTTCGGCATGAGCTTTGTGGGTTGA
- a CDS encoding MATE family efflux transporter, whose product MTADQESRSPLETEPVQKLIVRYAIPTALTLMVNCLYNIVDQIFVGQGVGITAMAAINVAFPVVILVNAVALLLGDGSAANISLCLGRRQQQEADDTIGHAATLIAASGLCAAIVSWCFAPQIARLFGATDTAWPEAAAYLRTIAWGLPFQLICPAFTAIIRADGHPRYSMGCMITGAVLNLILDPVFIFPLGMGVVGAGIATVIGQVAAGVLFLAYLPRLHTVRLRRQALRPTIRLTGRILALGVPSLLTQILTALVQITLNNLLRVHGAASVYGSDIALSVYGMMMKVYQIAHSMFVGVSSAVQPINGYNFGAKHFLRVRQTFRTAAAIALVISGVWFLVFQLFPRQIGMLFVSDSPLYLDCAQHCFRLYMAAFFLYGLHLATASFFQGIGRPVPSLAIPLARQGVFLIPLAILLSGRFGLDGALLAAPISDMLTFLLSLLLVRREFAVWRQRDWIET is encoded by the coding sequence ATGACGGCCGATCAGGAGTCCCGCAGCCCGCTGGAAACCGAGCCGGTTCAAAAGCTGATCGTCCGCTACGCCATCCCCACGGCCCTGACGCTGATGGTCAACTGCCTCTACAACATCGTGGACCAGATCTTTGTGGGCCAGGGCGTGGGGATCACCGCCATGGCGGCCATCAACGTGGCGTTCCCGGTGGTCATTCTGGTGAATGCCGTGGCCCTGCTGCTGGGAGACGGCAGCGCCGCCAACATCAGCCTGTGCCTCGGCCGCCGCCAGCAGCAAGAGGCGGATGACACCATCGGTCACGCCGCCACCCTGATTGCCGCCAGCGGTCTCTGTGCGGCCATCGTCAGCTGGTGCTTCGCCCCCCAGATTGCCCGGCTCTTCGGCGCTACGGACACTGCCTGGCCGGAGGCTGCAGCCTATCTCCGGACCATTGCCTGGGGCCTGCCCTTCCAGCTGATCTGCCCGGCCTTCACCGCCATCATTCGGGCGGACGGCCACCCCCGGTACAGCATGGGCTGCATGATTACCGGTGCCGTCCTCAACCTGATTCTAGACCCCGTCTTCATCTTCCCTCTGGGCATGGGCGTGGTGGGGGCCGGCATTGCCACAGTCATCGGCCAGGTGGCGGCCGGGGTGCTGTTTCTGGCCTACCTGCCCCGGCTGCACACAGTCCGGCTCCGGCGCCAGGCGCTGCGCCCCACCATTAGGCTCACCGGGCGGATTCTGGCCCTGGGGGTTCCCAGCCTGCTGACCCAGATCCTCACTGCCCTGGTACAGATCACCCTGAACAACCTGCTGCGGGTTCACGGAGCGGCCAGCGTGTACGGCAGCGACATCGCTCTCTCTGTCTACGGAATGATGATGAAGGTCTATCAGATTGCCCACTCCATGTTTGTGGGCGTCTCCTCCGCCGTACAGCCTATCAACGGTTACAACTTCGGGGCGAAGCATTTTCTTCGGGTGCGGCAGACCTTCCGCACGGCCGCCGCCATCGCCCTGGTAATTTCGGGGGTGTGGTTCCTCGTGTTCCAGCTGTTTCCCCGGCAGATCGGGATGCTGTTCGTCTCTGACAGCCCCCTCTACCTGGACTGTGCCCAGCACTGCTTCCGGCTGTATATGGCCGCCTTCTTCCTGTACGGCCTGCATCTGGCCACCGCCTCTTTCTTTCAAGGGATCGGCCGGCCGGTACCCTCCCTTGCCATTCCCCTGGCCCGGCAGGGCGTGTTTCTGATTCCCCTGGCTATTCTGCTGTCCGGCCGGTTCGGCCTGGATGGTGCCCTGCTGGCCGCCCCCATTTCCGACATGCTGACCTTCCTCCTGAGCTTGCTGCTGGTCCGGCGGGAGTTTGCCGTCTGGCGGCAGAGGGACTGGATAGAAACGTGA
- a CDS encoding DUF1292 domain-containing protein, translated as MADEYGPTFITVTDEDGREIVLEFVDALEYNGQQYQAFFPAETEGEDEDPDNGLVILKVLHEDGEDLLSTLDSDEELDAVYDLFMESLFDEDGES; from the coding sequence ATGGCGGATGAGTACGGCCCCACTTTCATCACAGTCACAGACGAGGACGGCCGCGAGATCGTGCTGGAGTTTGTGGACGCGCTGGAATACAACGGCCAGCAGTACCAGGCTTTCTTCCCTGCGGAGACAGAGGGAGAGGATGAGGATCCGGACAATGGACTGGTGATCCTGAAGGTCCTCCACGAGGACGGGGAGGATCTGCTGTCCACGCTGGATTCCGACGAGGAACTGGACGCGGTCTATGACCTGTTCATGGAGTCCCTGTTCGACGAGGACGGAGAGTCCTGA
- a CDS encoding 4Fe-4S dicluster domain-containing protein, translating to MFYRKKEAAQKFGNGKIALTTRLTLEVQGLTYDNIEPFNTFIAQAGLYTGGTGSRVRPIVACKGTVCIHGLIDTQELARELHETFYKGWYDVKLPHKFKIGIGGCPNNCIKPGLNDFGIMGQRVPAYNPDDCNGCKKCSVVEVCPMKNAHLDEDGIMQIDWDTCNNCGKCVDACNFDCVTEAKAGYKIMVGGIWGKRQRLGTVIDEIYTKEQVFEMIERALLLYREQGKTGERFGVFIRKSGPPAGCEAPDRNPVVYTIDGTQA from the coding sequence GTGTTCTACCGGAAAAAGGAAGCTGCTCAAAAATTCGGTAATGGGAAAATTGCCCTCACGACTCGTCTGACTCTGGAAGTTCAAGGTCTGACCTACGACAACATCGAACCATTCAATACATTCATCGCCCAAGCCGGTCTTTATACTGGCGGCACGGGTTCCCGCGTCCGTCCCATCGTGGCCTGCAAAGGCACTGTGTGTATCCATGGCCTGATCGACACTCAAGAACTAGCGCGTGAACTGCACGAAACATTCTACAAGGGCTGGTATGATGTCAAACTTCCCCACAAGTTCAAAATCGGCATCGGCGGCTGCCCAAACAACTGTATTAAGCCAGGTTTGAATGATTTCGGCATTATGGGCCAGCGGGTACCTGCCTATAATCCCGATGACTGCAATGGCTGCAAGAAGTGCTCCGTCGTAGAGGTCTGCCCCATGAAAAATGCCCATCTGGACGAGGATGGCATCATGCAAATCGATTGGGATACCTGCAACAACTGCGGTAAGTGTGTGGATGCCTGTAATTTTGATTGTGTGACAGAAGCAAAAGCAGGATATAAAATTATGGTCGGTGGTATTTGGGGTAAGCGTCAGCGCCTTGGTACCGTGATTGATGAAATCTACACCAAGGAGCAGGTCTTTGAGATGATAGAACGAGCGCTTCTGCTGTATCGGGAGCAAGGCAAGACCGGAGAGCGGTTCGGTGTATTCATTAGAAAGAGCGGGCCCCCAGCTGGGTGTGAAGCGCCTGATAGGAATCCTGTTGTGTATACTATTGATGGTACGCAGGCGTAA
- a CDS encoding LURP-one-related/scramblase family protein, with amino-acid sequence MRLLFRQRLFSWFDSYDIYDEAGNTVYTVEGKLAWGHCLHILNAAGDHIGTVREQVLTFLPKFELYVQDQYVGCIQKEFTFFTPKFDIDCNGWRVEGDFLEWDYRVTEACGAQVASIHKELLHWTDTYVIDVADPGSALCVLMLVLAIDAEKCSRN; translated from the coding sequence ATGAGATTATTGTTCAGACAGCGGCTGTTCTCCTGGTTTGACAGCTATGACATCTACGACGAGGCGGGGAACACCGTCTACACTGTGGAGGGAAAGCTGGCCTGGGGACACTGCCTCCACATTTTGAATGCGGCGGGAGACCACATCGGCACTGTGCGGGAGCAGGTGCTGACCTTTCTGCCCAAATTTGAATTGTACGTCCAGGATCAGTATGTGGGCTGCATCCAAAAGGAATTCACATTTTTCACGCCGAAATTTGACATCGACTGCAACGGCTGGCGTGTGGAGGGCGACTTCCTGGAGTGGGATTACCGGGTGACGGAGGCCTGCGGGGCGCAGGTGGCGTCCATCCACAAGGAGCTGCTCCACTGGACGGACACTTACGTGATCGACGTGGCGGACCCGGGCAGCGCGCTGTGCGTACTGATGCTGGTGCTAGCCATCGACGCGGAGAAGTGCTCCCGGAACTGA